From Haemorhous mexicanus isolate bHaeMex1 chromosome 1, bHaeMex1.pri, whole genome shotgun sequence, one genomic window encodes:
- the TMIE gene encoding transmembrane inner ear expressed protein produces MAWDPSWEFLGFSCLVLLRSRLSLAQLIEATTAPPKKKPDPVTSETVVIWGLRLWQVVGIFALFVLSIIITLCCIFKCRIPRTRKEIEARYAQRQAAKNYADKLDTVPPLGELTEIPGAQVAEEKKEEEVPTVSGKVDKAQGKKDGSKGSKKKDGEKEQKEESKKEGKDGAKKKDGEKGEKGEKGGKEEKGGKGEKGEKEKGEKGKDTNDKKQGKKGEKEGEAGKSGGAKTDGKAGGNSKAPAKKK; encoded by the exons atgGCGTGGGATCCCagctgggaatttttgggattttcctgcctCGTCCTGCTCCGATCCCGACTTTCCCTGGCGCAGCTGATCgag GCCACCACGGCGCCTCCCAAGAAGAAGCCGGACCCGGTGACGTCGGAGACGGTGGTGATCTGGGGGCTGCGCCTCTGGCAGGTGGTCGGCATCTTCGCCCTCTTCGTCCTCTCCATCA ttatCACCCTGTGCTGCATCTTCAAGTGCCGGATCCCGCGCACGCGGAAGGAGATCGAGGCGCGCTACGCCCAGCGCCAGGCGGCCAAGAACTACGCCGACAAGCTGGACACCGTGCCGCCCCTGGGCGAGCTCACCGAGATCCCCGGAG CTCAggttgcagaagaaaaaaaagaggaagaagttcCCACTGTGTCCGGAAAAGTGGACAAGGCTCAGGGAAAGAAGGATGGATCCAAAGGCTCCAAGAAAAAGGACGgggagaaggagcagaaggaagaatccaagaaggaagggaaggacggagccaaaaaaaaagacggagaaaagggggagaaaggggaaaaaggaggaaaagaggaaaaaggagggaaaggcgaaaagggggaaaaggaaaagggggaaaagggaaaggacaCAAACGACAAGAAacaagggaaaaagggggaaaaagaaggcGAAGCTGGAAAATCCGGAGGCGCCAAAACCGATGGAAAAGCCGGTGGGAATTCCAAAGCTCCGGCAAAGAAGAAGTGA